One segment of Primulina tabacum isolate GXHZ01 chromosome 14, ASM2559414v2, whole genome shotgun sequence DNA contains the following:
- the LOC142525060 gene encoding uncharacterized protein LOC142525060 isoform X2, which produces MHGSRGCLGCCVKAPLVISVDEPSKGLKIQGQRVKKHSLTEDFWSTSSGTMDHSAFQSHRSISSISTSNQTFDAHSTAGSSNHPTDFVNPGLLLWNQTRQQWIGNKRSQKHVQVQEPKLSWNATYESLLGTNKPFPQPIPLAEMVDFLVDVWEQEGLYD; this is translated from the exons ATGCATGGG AGCAGAGGTTGCCTAGGATGTTGTGTCAAAGCACCACTTGTGATTTCTGTGGATGAACCATCCAAGGGTCTGAAAATTCAAGGCCAACGAGTAAAGAAACATAGTTTGACAGAGGATTTCTGGAGCACCAGTTCAGGTACCATGGACCATAGTGCCTTCCAATCCCATAGAAGTATCTCATCTATCAGTACTTCAAATCAAACCTTTGATGCTCACAGCACTGCTGGCAGTTCAAACCACCCTACGGATTTCGTTAATCCTG GTCTTCTTCTCTGGAatcaaacaagacaacagtggATTGGAAATAAGCGATCTCAAAAGCATGTACAAGTGCAAGAACCAAAATTGAG TTGGAATGCAACGTATGAAAGTTTGCTTGGGACCAACAAGCCTTTCCCCCAGCCTATCCCACTGGCG GAAATGGTGGATTTTCTGGTAGATGTGTGGGAACAAGAGGGGCTTTACGATTGA
- the LOC142525060 gene encoding uncharacterized protein LOC142525060 isoform X1, whose protein sequence is MLFWSKSIPCWISHLLACMGGCLGCCVKAPLVISVDEPSKGLKIQGQRVKKHSLTEDFWSTSSGTMDHSAFQSHRSISSISTSNQTFDAHSTAGSSNHPTDFVNPGLLLWNQTRQQWIGNKRSQKHVQVQEPKLSWNATYESLLGTNKPFPQPIPLAEMVDFLVDVWEQEGLYD, encoded by the exons ATGCTGTTCTGGAGTAAATCGATCCCGTGTTGGATTTCACATTTACTTGCATGCATGGG AGGTTGCCTAGGATGTTGTGTCAAAGCACCACTTGTGATTTCTGTGGATGAACCATCCAAGGGTCTGAAAATTCAAGGCCAACGAGTAAAGAAACATAGTTTGACAGAGGATTTCTGGAGCACCAGTTCAGGTACCATGGACCATAGTGCCTTCCAATCCCATAGAAGTATCTCATCTATCAGTACTTCAAATCAAACCTTTGATGCTCACAGCACTGCTGGCAGTTCAAACCACCCTACGGATTTCGTTAATCCTG GTCTTCTTCTCTGGAatcaaacaagacaacagtggATTGGAAATAAGCGATCTCAAAAGCATGTACAAGTGCAAGAACCAAAATTGAG TTGGAATGCAACGTATGAAAGTTTGCTTGGGACCAACAAGCCTTTCCCCCAGCCTATCCCACTGGCG GAAATGGTGGATTTTCTGGTAGATGTGTGGGAACAAGAGGGGCTTTACGATTGA